One window of the Lepidochelys kempii isolate rLepKem1 chromosome 23, rLepKem1.hap2, whole genome shotgun sequence genome contains the following:
- the LOC140902183 gene encoding uncharacterized protein, translated as MPLALPLWLLAAVLCARHASAFGFAWCQLPYELPGYASCAGHGITQLGPAIAPLPNSTLWLNASQNALQDLAPATFAHLPRLRELRLDLNRLRALQIGAFQGLQELELLDLSQNRLAALGPAALAGLTGLRVLLLRGNALAALHPAALAAQPGLQELHLPHNRLSRLQEVAAVASGLANLSLLDLDSNRISAPCPGPGLLSMPFLRDLNLRNNSIAWLDLAHCSLPGLRSLNLTHNNMSRLEAASFGAVPGLEELSLDENPLNISYLLDLPLPNLTALHWSSMRPVLDADLGLACQVLGSLPALTTLDIKHSKLPPSRLGQLGACTNLTWLDLSTTPLSQLEGGVFRSFPRLESLSLDKCKVKRLKQSAWGGSLPWLRVLVLRRNHLTKLEDRVFRPLGSLAHLDLSRNRLTYVYKGSFLGMTSLRTLLLQGCQLAAVTRDTFAYTRKLETLDLSDNNLQYIKTSAFLSLHRLRTLLLSGNRILTLQKGAFKGLTSLRHLSLAQNGLYKLSQGSFLGLKALETLDLSRNRLLAYCKYDSPAPFAGLPALRGLDLSSQEARPPVRLPSNLFQGLGNLQELSLRDNPSGVFLNLSLAPLASLHSLDLSDIYPGREGLFSLRPGLFRGLGGLRRLRLDGSSLRDLPGEVFSSLASLEWLSLRGERLRNVSRAPLAHLPALRYLDVAGNPLACCCENVWFQNWSAAEPGVQVALLGSYLCLGPGVSQGLFQAHDLAFCWADLGAVFFAGSFAATFLALAGSLAGAKLGWTLRYGYYLLRAWGRGRLRRGRRGYQYDAYVSCCPEDEAWAVRTLLAKLEEEGRPRLRLCFGPRDFAPGAYYLDNVQQGVSSSRKALCLLSARALESEWCSLEIQLACARTYDQGHDPLVVVFLEDIPNYRLSPYHRLRRLVKQGSYLHWPEQPEAQDVFWTQLREALGASEEAGGMVQFNLAE; from the exons atgcccctggctctgcccctctggCTCCTTGCAGCCGTCCTCTGTGCCCGCCATGCCAGTGCCTTCGGCTTTGCCTGGTGCCAGCTGCCCTACGAGCTGCCAGGCTACGCCAGCTGCGCCGGGCACGGCATCACCCAGCTGGGCCCGGCCATCGCCCCGCTGCCCAACTCCACCCTCTGGCTCAACGCCTCCCAGAACGCCCTGCAGGACCTGGCGCCCGCCACCTTCGCCCACCTGCCCCGCCTGCGGGAGCTGCGGCTCGACCTCAACCGCCTCCGCGCCCTGCAGATCGGCGCCTTCCAGGGCctgcaggagctggagctgctggaCCTCAGCCAGAACCGGCTGGCGGCCCTGGGCCCCGCGGCGCTGGCGGGGCTGACGGGCCTGCGGGTCCTGCTTCTGAGGGGCAACGCCCTGGCCGCCCTCCACCCTGCCGCCCTGGCGGCCCAGCCCGGTCTGCAGGAGCTCCATCTGCCCCACAATCGGCTCTCCCGGCTCCAGGAGGTGGCCGCGGTCGCCAGCGGCTTGGCCAACCTCTCCCTCCTCGACCTGGACTCCAACCGGATCTCCGCCCCGTGCCCTGGGCCCGGCCTGCTCTCTATGCCCTTCCTGCGGGACCTCAACCTGCGGAATAACAGCATCGCCTGGCTGGACCTcgcccactgctccctgcccggCCTGCGCTCTCTCAACCTGACCCACAACAACATGAGTCGGCTGGAGGCCGCTTCCTTCGGCGCCGTGCCCGGCCTGGAGGAGCTGAGTTTGGACGAAAACCCCCTCAACATCTCCTACCTCCTGGACCTGCCGCTGCCCAACCTCACAGCCCTGCACTGGTCCAGCATGCGCCCGGTGCTGGACGCGGACCTCGGGCTGGCCTGCCAGGTCTTGGGGAGCCTGCCGGCGCTGACCACCCTGGACATCAAACACTCCAAGCTCCCGCCGTCCCGGCTGGGCCAACTGGGCGCTTGCACCAACCTGACCTGGCTGGACCTGTCCACCACCCCGCTGAGCCAGCTGGAGGGGGGCGTCTTCCGCTCGTTCCCCCGCCTGGAGTCCCTCTCGCTGGACAAGTGCAAGGTCAAGCGGCTGAAGCAGAGTGCCTGGGGCGGGTCGCTGCCCTGGCTCCGGGTCCTCGTCCTGCGACGCAACCACCTCACCAAGCTGGAAGACCGCGTCTTCCGGCCCCTCGGCAGCTTGGCCCACCTGGACCTGTCCAGGAACCGCCTGACCTACGTCTACAAGGGGTCCTTTCTGGGCATGACCTCCCTGAGGACCTTGCTTCTGCAGGGCTGCCAGCTGGCGGCCGTCACCCGCGACACCTTCGCCTACACCCGCAAGCTGGAGACCCTGGACCTGAGCGACAACAACCTCCAGTACATCAAGACCTCTGCCTTCCTGAGCCTCCACCGTCTCCGCACCCTGCTGCTCTCCGGCAACCGCATCCTCACCCTCCAGAAAGGGGCCTTCAAGGGCCTCACCTCCCTCCGCCACCTCTCGCTGGCCCAGAACGGCCTCTACAAACTCTCCCAGGGCTCCTTCCTGGGCCTGAAGGCCCTGGAGACCCTGGACCTCAGCCGCAACCGCCTCCTGGCCTACTGCAAGTACGACTCGCCTGCCCCCTTTGCCGGCCTGCCGGCCCTGCGGGGCCTGGATCTCAGCTCGCAGGAGGCCCGGCCCCCCGTCCGGCTGCCCTCCAATCTCTTCCAAGGGCTGGGGAACCTCCAGGAGCTCAGCCTGAGGGACAACCCCAGCGGCGTCTTCCTCAACCTCTCGCTGGCTCCCTTGGCCAGCCTCCACTCCCTGGATCTCTCCGACATCTACCCGGGCCGGGAAGGGCTCTTCAGCCTCCGCCCGGGGCTCTTCCGAGGCCTGGGCGGCCTGCGGCGGCTCCGGCTGGACGGCAGCTCCCTCCGGGACCTGCCCGGCGAGGTCTTCTCCAGCCTGGCCTCCCTGGAGTGGCTCTCGCTGCGGGGAGAACGGCTGCGGAACGTGAGCCGGGCCCCGCTGGCCCACCTGCCCGCGCTGCGCTACCTGGACGTGGCCGGCAACCCCTTGGCCTGCTGCTGCGAGAACGTCTGGTTCCAGAACTGGTCGGCGGCGGAGCCGGGGGTCCAGGTGGCCCTGCTGGGCTCCTACCTCTGCCTGGGGCCCGGCGTGAGCCAGGGGCTCTTCCAAGCCCACGATCTCGCCTTCTGCTGGGCGGACCTGGGCGCGGTCTTCTTCGCGGGGTCGTTCGCCGCCACCTTCCTGGCGCTGGCGGGGTCCCTGGCCGGGGCCAAGCTGGGCTGGACCCTGCGCTACGGCTACTACCTGCTGCGGgcctggggccggggccggctGCGGCGGGGCCGGCGGGGCTACCAGTATGACGCCTACGTCTCCTGCTGCCCCGAGGACGAGGCCTGGGCGGTGCGCACGCTGCTGGCCAAGCTGGAGGAGGAAGGGCGGCCCCGGCTCCGGCTCTGCTTCGGGCCCCGCGACTTCGCCCCCGGGGCCTATTACCTGGACAACGTGCAGCAGGGCGTGAGCAGCAGCCGCAAGGCCCTGTGCCTGCTGAGTGCCCGCGCCCTGGAGAGTGAGTGGTGCTCGCTGGAGATCCAGCTGGCCTGCGCCCGCACCTACGACCAGGGCCACGACCCGCTGGTCGTCGTCTTCCTCGAGGACATCCCCAACTACCG CCTCTCCCCCTACCACCGCCTGCGGAGGCTGGTGAAGCAGGGCAGCTACCTGCACTGGCCGGAGCAGCCCGAGGCCCAGGACGTCTTCTGGACCCAGCTGCGGGAGGCCCTGGGGGCCAGCGAGGAAGCCGGGGGGATGGTGCAGTTCAACCTGGCCGAGTAA